The genome window CCCATTAtaaagatttattctttttctcctccaggTGACAAATGGGGAATTCAGGTGATGAGTTTACAgtcttgcttttgtttccaagtCACTGAAATACGAATGGTGCTTCTAAAATCACCTTTCCCAGGACTTTACAGACAACTGACCAAGACAGATCTAACTGCACTTCATGTCTGCAAAAGCAGTACACAGAAATTTACATAATCTAACAAGAGTTTGTGTGACAGAGGTAGGAAAAATGAGTTCACAGCTTCAAACACTCACTAATTTATCCCCAGAACACCCATACAAGAACAGATTCACACATTCAGTGAGAGCTGATTTGCCCTGTCTTTATTTGTATCATTACCCTGCTGAGGCAAAGGGTAAATCAAAGAGGTTTTACCGCTCTGAATGTGAATGagagtttgttttttcctggtaGCGAAACAGTCATCTCAGTATTTTATACTGAAATTATTGTATTTGATGGCATCACTgaatatttgtgtttaaaaaaaaacccaaaccatccaCAGTTCCAAACACTTTTGTACAGATGGAACTTTTTAAAGGCAGGACAGTCATTAAAAAATCATGGACAGCAGAGACAGAACTTTCCTAACCACAAGCTCCAGATTAAAGTGTTAAATAGCACTGCTCTGGTACAGGTGGGTGTAAAACTTGCAACAGTTGCCTGCACTTGCAATTACACTAACAAAATCCAAGCATTTTTTGCTCCTCAGAGGATTAATCTGACAAGgccacaagagaaaaaacaacccatgcTCAGCATTAACGGCACAAGCTTCTTCTCAAGGTGGACATTTGACACCTTTAAATGCTGCAAGACCCGGTGATGTTCTCCCATCTCAATACTAAGCTAATAAAACAGAAGCCTATGACCACACCAAGATGTTACTGAGAGTTATAAAGGCACCTCTGATTACCACTCAAGTCTCTATCCTGAGTTCATACCACAGGTTTCCAACCCACCCTTTACCTACAGGTACTTATAGTCACCTCCCAAGAGCCTCCACCTATAACATAGATTTCACaaagataacaacagatctttATTTTACCCCTTTCCTGTCACCACCCTGTCAGTCCACTCTAACAGAACAACACACACCCCACAACACAATTAGTTTCTGTTAAGCCTTTATCATTTTGAACATTTACACAGATCTAAGCCTCTACTGTCTTTATTGTGtcacctctggagatcacctcTCCCCCAGCCCTCTCCTGATGATCACACAAGAACCGTACCTGTCGTTCACAATAGGCTTTCATTAGTTTACTAAGTGGTGTATGCCTCTTAATCTTAAACTGCACCACAGACCCATCTTGCCCTGCCACCTTCAGATTAATGTGGTCATTGTTTTCAGTCTTCACTCCTTCCTGtggaggaaatgaaagaagacaaaaaaacacacttttaaaaaaaaaaaaagaaacaggtatGAAACAAGAAGTGAACATTTCACCACAGTGCAACAGGTcattaaaaaggaggaaataaaggGGCATTACAGCTTGAAAATCTGAGTTAGGAGACAAAACTCAGTaatttttgtttgaaactttaaggaaaaaaagccacacaaagAACCCCCAAACCCAACTGATATTGGCTGTCACTGGTTAACATGCCAGGTAGCAATGAAAAACTAAGACAATTGTTTTACAAcatatttaaagataaaaaagtaGTTATTTCTATCAAAGGCACAATAATATGCAACACCACAACCAAAGGAATAAAGTTCATTATATTACAGCTTTGGTCTCCATCACTACCAAGTGGGTTTCTTCCTACACCTCAAACTTTTTCCTACCCGTTGAAGTCCTTCTGAAGAAAACTTCAAGCTACTTTAAAAGGCCGCATGTGAAAAGGTGGCAAAACCGGACAAGAACCAAGCTTCCTCCTTCATTAAGCGCTCAGTAAAACCCCTCCTAAACCCCGAGCCCGGTCCTGTCGCTTCCACGAGAAGCCACATGCACGAAACTGCAGAGAACCGACTTCAACTCCGCTCTTCGCGTTCTGATCCGGAGGGCAAGAGAAGAGTGGCCACCACCCGGGTCCTGGCTAACGTGCTTTAGCTGTGTTTCCTCCCGGACAAGCGACCCGGGTGCGGGTCGCCGCCGCCATGTGACAGAGATGCCTCCGAACCCCGttgaaaatgagggaaaaaataacaagagAGCGAAAAGACGGCGGCGGGGCTGGTTCTGGTGGGGGggttaattattattattatttcactgtGGTTGTTGTTTAATTACTGCAGTGGTAAGCgaagctcccccccccccccgcggccaGAGCCGCCGGGCCCGGAGGCAGCACAAAAGGGGGCAGGGAGCGATGTCCGCTCGCTCCTCCCGCTGGACCGAACGGGAAGGGGCTGGCAAGTGCCCCGGCGAGAGGCTGGCTGCAAGCGGGGATGCTGCGCCGCCAACCGCGCACAGGAGGCCAGATCCGGCCCcgcgaggaggaggaggaggaagaaggcagcGGCAGCAGCCGCCTCCGGACCTGCCTCTCTCCCTGAGGGGGCGGGCGGGGAGCCCGGGTTCGCCCCCCTCAGcccccctcttccttccccgCCACCCCCCCGGGGATCCCCCGCCCGCCCCGGGAGGCTGCGGCCCCGGCCCCCCTCCCCCGACGGGGCGGGAAGCGGCTGCGGCCTGGGTGCGCAGGAAAATGGCGCGCAAAGCCGGCGCGACGGAGCCGAGGCCGCTGCGctggggccgggccggggccgggcaCGGGCCTgggcctcctcctcctcttcctcctcctcctccggccgccgccgcctcaGGGGCGAAGGGAGGGCGGCGGGAGAGCGCCTGCCTCACCTTGGGCTTGTCTTCGGCCATGGCGAGTCAGCGATGTCCGGGCCGCTCCGAGCGCCTCACAAAGGGGGGGAAGGAACGACCGAGCGCGGCGGaggagagagagacagagagagagaggggaaggcggggggggggacagggagcGCGCACGCACTGCCGCGGGGCCGCGCCTTGCCCCCGTGCGTGCGCGCGCCCGAAGGGCTCTCCCCCGCCCCCCTCTTGccttccccacccccacccAGGCGCGGCCCCGCCGCCCATTGGGCTCCAGCGCTCTGCGGTGGGCGGGGACaaaggggggggtggggggagggggagtgaggaggtgggagggggagcgggagaggagggggagagaggaggtggtggcggcgcgcgcgcgcgcgctcCCCGCGGCCGTTACATAACGCGGGCCGGCGGGAGGCGGGGCGTGCGCGCGCCCCACGCGCTGCGTGCGCGCGCCCAGCCCCGCCCCGCCGGGCGCTCAGCGGGCCCCGCCGTGCCTGTGCGGCGGGTATTGTCCGACTCAAAATGGCcgccgtgcccccccccctcccctcagGCACCTCAGCCCGGGGCACGCCTGGATGCGGCCTCCccgtatacacacacacacacacacacacacactaacaCGACAGACACgggcagacagacagacacctTCCGTGGTGCTCCCCCCTGCCTCGGCCTTCTCTTGGGCTTCCTCAAACATGAGGGGTTTCTACCCCCCAAGTCGTGCCCTCTCTGTTTCACCCCCGGCACCGCGGTTTGACAGCCACCCGCTACACCTCTGCCACCTCCCGCCTCCCCACCGAGGAGTTCCGTGCCCCAGAATAGGTGGTTTCTACAGAGGGAATGGAGCCTGCTCTGCTGTATCCCAAAAAACACAGCTTGGATATAGGGCTAACAACTGCAGCCAGGTTTACTTGAGTCCTTCAGCAAGCTGGGGACATGAGGCAgcacctcaaagctcatcctaCATAAATAAGATAAACTA of Melopsittacus undulatus isolate bMelUnd1 chromosome 11, bMelUnd1.mat.Z, whole genome shotgun sequence contains these proteins:
- the SUMO2 gene encoding small ubiquitin-related modifier 2 — its product is MAEDKPKEGVKTENNDHINLKVAGQDGSVVQFKIKRHTPLSKLMKAYCERQGLSMRQIRFRFDGQPINESDTPAQLEMEDEDTIDVFQQQTGGVY